From Thermodesulfobacteriota bacterium, a single genomic window includes:
- a CDS encoding radical SAM protein, with protein sequence MKIVFIDLLNLYNDHHGIYALAGVLKSDDRRLFYVGTRSFSRALKKIKEIEPDLICYSSFSATIPLYISFDRMAKQACSARSVIGGPGPTFDWSFLKTSAIDAICIGEGEYALLDFIRSDFTSTKNIFRRQDPFPESFYPLVNMDELPFPDRSVVYNADRLLRDSPSKQFFSGRGCPYDCSYCFNHKFREMFQGCGPAIRKKSVDYLIEEIKDVRDRYPLKEVIFNDDIFILGGKWFAEFCDRYPRAVGLPYTCNIRANLIDDEIAAGLKQSGCQAVNWAIETGNDRLRNTVLNRNMSDEQIYHAARCLTRHGIPFRTGNILGLPGETAAQMDETVEMNIRVKPYLGLANIFIPFPGLKLTQYAMEQGCCREPSIRDLPRDYFSSSMLDFSQKEKSRIYKLFCLFPLFVRWPFLFYHQRLRKALLSLPGIVLRPIYEIVYTYKMARLYIPSTSLALKMRMVLRHLKNL encoded by the coding sequence ATGAAAATCGTCTTTATCGACCTGCTGAATCTTTACAACGATCATCACGGGATTTATGCCCTGGCCGGGGTCCTGAAATCCGATGACCGGCGATTGTTTTATGTCGGAACGCGCAGCTTTTCACGGGCTTTGAAAAAAATAAAAGAGATCGAACCGGACCTGATCTGCTATTCCTCTTTTTCGGCGACCATTCCCCTGTATATATCTTTTGACAGGATGGCAAAGCAGGCCTGCTCGGCCAGGTCCGTGATCGGCGGACCCGGCCCCACCTTTGACTGGTCCTTTCTGAAAACATCCGCCATAGACGCCATTTGTATCGGAGAAGGCGAATACGCCCTGCTCGATTTTATACGTAGCGACTTTACCTCTACAAAAAACATCTTCCGCCGGCAGGACCCATTTCCAGAGTCCTTCTACCCCCTGGTGAACATGGATGAACTGCCTTTTCCCGACCGGTCGGTTGTTTACAATGCCGACCGTCTTCTCCGGGACTCCCCGTCCAAGCAGTTCTTTTCCGGGCGCGGCTGCCCCTATGACTGTTCCTATTGTTTCAATCATAAATTCCGGGAGATGTTTCAGGGGTGCGGACCCGCGATAAGAAAGAAAAGCGTGGACTACCTGATAGAAGAGATCAAGGATGTTCGCGACCGCTACCCTTTGAAAGAGGTGATTTTCAACGACGACATCTTTATCCTCGGGGGAAAGTGGTTCGCGGAATTCTGTGACCGCTATCCCCGGGCGGTGGGGCTCCCCTATACCTGCAATATCCGCGCGAACCTGATCGATGATGAAATCGCCGCCGGCCTGAAACAAAGCGGCTGCCAGGCGGTCAACTGGGCCATTGAAACCGGCAATGACCGTTTAAGGAACACGGTGCTTAACCGGAACATGTCGGATGAGCAGATTTATCACGCCGCGCGATGCCTGACCCGGCACGGGATCCCTTTCCGGACCGGCAATATCCTTGGATTGCCGGGAGAAACCGCCGCACAGATGGATGAGACCGTCGAGATGAATATCAGGGTCAAGCCTTATCTGGGACTGGCCAACATCTTTATCCCTTTTCCGGGACTGAAATTAACCCAGTATGCCATGGAGCAGGGCTGCTGCCGTGAGCCCAGCATCCGCGATCTGCCCCGGGATTATTTTTCCAGCAGCATGCTGGATTTCAGCCAAAAGGAAAAAAGCCGGATATATAAACTGTTCTGTCTCTTCCCGCTGTTCGTCCGCTGGCCTTTTCTATTTTATCATCAGCGCCTCCGAAAAGCGCTGCTATCGCTGCCAGGGATCGTTCTCCGCCCGATATATGAAATTGTCTACACTTACAAAATGGCCAGGCTATATATTCCCAGCACCTCACTGGCTCTGAAAATGCGCATGGTGCTTCGGCACCTAAAAAACTTGTAA
- a CDS encoding DegT/DnrJ/EryC1/StrS family aminotransferase — MSEMKKHLPFGNITIQNISRRLIDEALAAGRISSGNLVRRFEERFAELVGVREAIAVSSGTDADILALSVLYDFGARRGDEVIIPALSFVATGHAVIHAGFTPVFVDIDPVSLNIDPEKIEAVITEKTRAIMPVHLMGKPADMVAIRKIADRYGLVVIEDAAQAHGALYKGKTAGSIGDMAAFSLYVAHLVTTGEGGIVTTDNESYAKILRSLRSHGRACDCRVCRLNVSSGYCPERFREGRDIRFVTRRPGFSSKMNELEAALGIGCLEAYPAILEKRRANLMFVLEHFEQFHPWLTTISEQADERIGPHAIPIIVGKEAPFSRNDLMRYLEENGIETRTLFEAMPTQCVSFAFLGHAPGDFPQAEYIGDNGLHVGVHDGLGIEEMQYLLDVLKRFTGRHHG; from the coding sequence ATGTCTGAAATGAAAAAGCATCTTCCCTTTGGTAACATCACCATTCAGAATATATCCAGGCGCCTGATTGACGAAGCGCTCGCCGCGGGACGAATCAGCAGCGGTAATCTGGTGCGGCGTTTTGAAGAGCGGTTCGCTGAACTGGTCGGCGTCAGGGAAGCCATTGCCGTTTCTTCAGGCACCGATGCCGATATCCTGGCCCTGTCCGTACTTTATGATTTCGGTGCCCGCCGGGGGGACGAAGTGATCATCCCGGCCCTTTCCTTTGTCGCTACCGGTCATGCCGTGATTCACGCCGGGTTCACCCCGGTTTTTGTCGATATTGATCCGGTCTCTCTTAATATTGATCCGGAAAAAATCGAAGCCGTCATTACCGAAAAAACCCGCGCCATCATGCCGGTTCATCTGATGGGCAAACCGGCGGACATGGTCGCGATCAGGAAAATCGCCGATCGATACGGTCTTGTCGTCATCGAAGATGCCGCCCAGGCCCACGGCGCCCTTTACAAGGGGAAAACCGCCGGCTCCATTGGTGATATGGCGGCCTTCAGCCTGTATGTGGCCCATCTGGTCACCACCGGCGAGGGCGGCATCGTTACGACCGATAACGAATCGTACGCGAAAATCCTGCGCTCACTCCGTTCCCACGGCCGGGCCTGCGACTGCCGGGTGTGCCGGCTGAATGTCTCCTCGGGATATTGCCCGGAACGGTTCCGGGAAGGCCGGGATATCCGGTTTGTCACCCGCCGGCCGGGGTTCTCCAGCAAAATGAATGAGCTGGAGGCCGCTCTCGGAATCGGTTGCCTGGAGGCCTATCCGGCCATACTTGAAAAACGCCGGGCCAATCTGATGTTTGTACTGGAACATTTTGAACAGTTTCACCCCTGGCTGACCACCATCAGTGAACAGGCCGATGAACGCATTGGTCCCCATGCCATTCCCATCATTGTCGGAAAAGAAGCGCCGTTTTCAAGGAACGACCTGATGCGTTATCTGGAGGAAAACGGCATTGAAACGCGGACCCTTTTTGAAGCCATGCCCACCCAATGCGTCAGTTTTGCTTTTCTCGGACACGCGCCCGGGGACTTTCCCCAGGCTGAATATATCGGTGACAACGGCCTCCATGTCGGCGTTCATGACGGTCTGGGCATTGAGGAAATGCAATACCTGCTGGATGTACTGAAGCGGTTTACAGGCCGTCATCATGGCTGA